A DNA window from Calliphora vicina chromosome 1, idCalVici1.1, whole genome shotgun sequence contains the following coding sequences:
- the Rpn5 gene encoding 26S proteasome non-ATPase regulatory subunit 12: MDNYLFDGGRIQKMEVDYAPACDEKIPAAKELAKKNPDSFHEAIEMLLTLEKQTRIGADMVSCSRVLVGICQICFEAGNWNALNEYVTLLVRRRSQLKQAVSKMIQECVTYVEKTPDKETKLKLIDTLRSVTEGKIYVEIERARLTKILADIKEADGDVAGAAAVMEELQVETYGSMDKREKVELILEQMRLCLLKEDFVSTQIIAKKISIRFFEDPAQHDLKLKFYDLMISLDRDTSYLKTSRHYQAIAEPPKAVVPKAEPMDEDKKKTEEKEKEKKKDKEDEAKPVEAPAVELTPEQEKELKEKLICAILYCILAPYDNEQSDMMAHLAKNKKLEEIPVYKEILRLFMSKELINFETFNNDFGTVLAENEMFQESTKHGKKCIAELKDRLIEHNIRIIAMYYSRLHLKRISELLNLPTNRCEEYLSKLANSDTIRVKIDRPAEIIYFTVKKSPSDVLNAWSKDVSQLMSLVNKTCHLINKEECIHSVKSIAVEE, translated from the exons ATGGATAACTATTTATTTGATGGCGGTCGCATACAAAAAATGGAGGTGGACTATGCTCCAGCCTGTGATGAAAAAATACCAGCCGCTAAGGAATTGGCCAAAAAGAATCCCGATTCATTTCACGAGGCCATTGAAATGTTGTTGACACTGGAAAAACAAACACGTATAGGAGCCGATATGGTATCTTGTTCTCGGGTTTTGGTGGGCATTTGTCAAATCTGTTTTGAGGCCGGCAACTGGAATGCTTTAAATGAGTATGTTACACTGTTGGTGCGTAGACGTTCCCAACTGAAACAGGCTGTATCGAAGATGATACAAGAGTGTGTTACTTATGTGGAAAAAACACCGGACAAGGAGACAAAATTGAAACTGATCGATACTTTGAGATCGGTGACGGAAGGTAAAATTTATGTGGAAATTGAAAGAGCTAGACTTACAAAAATTTTGGCTGACATTAAGGAGGCTGATGGAGATGTTGCGGGTGCAGCAGCTGTTATGGAAGAATTGCAAGTGGAAACTTATGGTTCCATGGATAAAAGAGAAaag gtTGAACTTATATTGGAACAAATGCGTTTGTGTCTGCTTAAAGAAGATTTCGTTTCCACTCAAATCATAGCCAAGAAAATCAGCATCAGATTCTTTGAAGATCCTGCCCAACATGATCTCAAATTGAAATTCTATGATTTAATGATAAGTCTTGATCGTGATACTTCATATCTGAAGACCTCGCGCCATTATCAAGCAATTGCTGAGCCACCCAAGGCTGTAGTGCCTAAAGCTGAACCCATGGATGAAGATAAAAAGAAGACTGAAGAGAAagagaaagaaaagaaaaaagataAGGAAGATGAAGCTAAACCAGTGGAGGCCCCCGCAGTTGAACTGACACCTGAACAGGAAAAAGAACTAAAAGAAAAGTTAATTTGCGCAATATTGTATTGCATATTGGCTCCCTATGACAACGAACAAAGCGATATGATGGCTCATTTGGCTAAGAATAAGAAATTGGAAGAAATTCCAGTATACAA GGAAATCTTGCGTTTGTTTATGTCAAAGGAATTAATTAACTTCGAAACCTTTAATAATGATTTTGGCACAGTTTTGGCCGAAAATGAAATGTTCCAGGAGAGCACAAAGCATGGCAAGAAATGTATTGCAGAACTAAAAGATCGTTTGATAGAACAT AACATACGCATCATTGCAATGTACTACTCTCGATTGCATTTGAAGCGTATTAGTGAATTGCTGAACTTACCAACAAATCGCTGTGAGGAATATCTTTCTAAATTAGCAAATAGTGATACCATACGCGTGAAGATCGATCGTCCTGCTGAAATTATCTACTTCACAGTTAAGAAGAGTCCATCGGATGTTTTAAATGCCTGGTCTAAGGATGTTAGCCAACTAATGTCTTTGGTTAATAAGACCTGTCATTTAATCAATAAAGAAGAATGTATTCACTCTGTTAAAAGCATTGCCGTAGAGGAATAA